In Coccidioides posadasii str. Silveira chromosome 4, complete sequence, one genomic interval encodes:
- a CDS encoding uncharacterized protein (EggNog:ENOG410PH3G~COG:J~BUSCO:8012at33183): MPPKKQVKEEKVPLGRPGNNLKSGIVGLANVGKSTLFQAITKCSLGNPANFPYATIDPEEARVIVPDERYDWLCEHYKPKSQVPANLTVYDIAGLTRGASTGAGLGNAFLSHIRAVDAIFQVVRCFDDAEIIHVEGDVDPVRDLEIISEELRIKDIEFVEKALEALSKQTRRGGQSLEMKKLKEEEATVAKILQFLKDGKDIRKGDWSPKEVEVINPLFLLTAKPVVYLINLSEKDYIRQKNKYIPKVAEWIKKNSEGDPIIPLSVAFEERLTRFESDAAAEEECKKLGTKSALPKIIVTMRQALNLGSFFTTGADEVRQWTIRKGTKAPQAAGVIHSDFEKTFIQCIVFNYNVLKEHGDEAAVKAAGKVLTKGKDYVVEDGDIILIKAGAAKG; encoded by the exons atgccCCCCAAGAAGCAAGTTAAGGAGGAGAAAGTCCCTCTGGGCCGTCCTGGAAACAACCTGAAAAGCGGTATC GTTGGTCTAGCGAACGTCGGTAAATCGACGCTTTTCCAGGCTATCACAAAATGCTCGTTAGGTAACCCTGCAAACTTTCCATATGCCACAATCGACCCTGAAGAGGCTCGTGTCATTGTTCCCGATGAACGCTACGACTGGCTCTGTGAGCATTATAAACCCAAGTCTCAGGTTCCTGCAAACTTGACAGTATATGACATCGCCGGCCTAACGCGTGGTGCTTCCACCGGTGCTGGTCTCGGCAATGCCTTTTTGTCACATATCCGAGCAGTCGATGCCATATTCCAAGTTGTCCGATGCTTTGATGATGCTGAAATTATCCACGTCGAGGGAGATGTTGACCCCGTACGAGACCTGGAAATTATCAGTGAAGAGCTCCGGATTAAGGATATTGAGTTCGTTGAGAAGGCTTTAGAGGCCTTGTCCAAGCAGACGAGAAGAGGTGGACAGAGCTTGGAAATGAAGAAAttaaaagaagaggaagctACTGTCGCTAAGATCCTACAGTTCCTGAAAGACGGAAAAGATATTAGAAAGGGTGACTGGTCTCCCAAAGAG GTCGAGGTCATCAATCCTCTCTTCCTCCTGACTGCTAAGCCTGTTGTATATCTTATCAATCTCAGCGAGAAAGACTATATTCGACAAAAGAACAAATATATCCCGAAGGTTGCGGAGTGGATTAAGAAGAACTCTGAAGGAGATCCAATTATTCCTCTCTCTGTAGCTTTTGAAGAGCGGTTGACTCGCTTTGAAAGTGATGCCGCCGCCGAGGAAGAATGCAAGAAGCTCGGCACTAAGTCGGCTTTGCCTAAGATCATTGTGACCATGCGTCAAGCGCTTAACCTGGGTAGCTTTTTCACCACTGGAGCTGATGAAGTAAGACAATGGACCATTCGAAAAGGAACTAAGGCTCCACAGGCCGCTGGTGTTATCCATTCAG ATTTCGAAAAGACTTTTATCCAGTGCATTGTTTTTAATTACAATGTATTGAAGGAGCATGGTGACGAAGCAGCTGTCAAGGCTGCCGGCAAGGTGCTGACAAAGGGTAAAGATTATGTCGTCGAAGATGGGGATATCATCTTGATCAAGGCCGGGGCCGCCAAGGGTTAG
- the TMA20 gene encoding translation machinery-associated protein 20 (BUSCO:431607at4751~EggNog:ENOG410PGCQ~COG:J~BUSCO:14109at33183) → MFKKDISPGARSKVKSSVQRSLRNKFLETYPGFEPYIDEVMPKKAPLEAVKLPDRVTLYLSDSHPIFFQSLDSPLIPHLRVLHAFPNALPTIGIDRGAIRFVLSGATLMAPGLTSAGGRLPDPANNPGDKELEAGQVVAVTAEGKEEICLVGELKMGTEEMKKKAKGVVMDEGHYLGDGLWNLQFD, encoded by the exons ATGTTCAAAAAAGA TATATCCCCCGGGGCGCGCTCCAAAGTCAAGTCGTCCGTGCAACGATCTCTCCGAAACAAGTTCCTTGAAACCTATCCCGGTTTCGAACCATACATCGATGAAGTGATGCCAAAAAAAGCGCCGTTAGAAGCCGTGAAACT ACCCGATCGAGTCACCCTGTACCTCAGCGACTCACACCCAATCTTCTTCCAATCCCTCGACAGCCCCCTGATCCCTCACCTCCGTGTGCTCCACGCCTTTCCAAACGCCCTGCCGACTATCGGAATCGACAGAGGCGCGATCCGCTTCGTCCTCTCCGGCGCCACTCTGATGGCTCCCGGCCTCACATCTGCTGGCGGGAGATTGCCCGATCCCGCGAATAACCCTGGTGACAAAGAGCTGGAGGCGGGGCAGGTCGTTGCGGTCACGGCGGAGGGGAAGGAGGAGATCTGTCTTGTGGGGGAGTTGAAGATGGGTACGGaggagatgaagaagaaggcgAAGGGTGTGGTGATGGATGAGGGCCATTATCTTGGTGATGGCTTGTGGAATTTGCAGTTTGATTGA
- a CDS encoding uncharacterized protein (BUSCO:18809at4751~EggNog:ENOG410PG79~COG:S~BUSCO:932at33183) — MYWPHGVPRIYAVNGPGIELPEVDGSAAQDENTTDGPPEEQLRTGDQGERAADAEQEGWANEPITGLCVSKNGLYFATMSQSSLAIWQTKVCRFLAYLCFPILTDPQPTAVIAAVKRSSRSLKNYGPNVSLLLRPDAAIVVVQTLNGYLITYSIAVSSNSHAYQHRFMHTQPRRHQQVSADDAQGIREASIRFRVVIKVDAGISKALALDNELMVATVKPAAIQSIRWTPDKNGHQTTTELLHRIPWLSKKTAVVDMVYDRAMNLLLWITSEGQAYAVQHSVEESQDGNPPKSIFKGHRFHTPENDGQKAVQVAVNARFSLLAVSCVNGDILIYLARDYMGNIPLSHKLALPASSASLGAISFMGYSPDGYCLFAGYMHGWTTWSVFGKPGGNSFAADSSLALRNGEAWLAGVSMGAWIGYGSDILLTSNNDRRLWILEFARSALTGCFSSANLARGLLQTGTEIILYRGHDLPDLTTISGKDSLWHHAQYPPRYVHSQWPIRSSCVSQDGRYVAIAGRRGLAHYSVQSNRWKIFDDPRQEDSFAVQGGMCWYGHILIAAVECNAAYELRMYSRELSLNGSSVLYTEALPSPAVFIGPSGEDSLLVYTYENILYHYVINTTGTRISLVQVGQIAFHGIVRAPTRVRAISWVLPEDQLRNGDPSQDVAVASVLFLVDGKLVLLQPTVSEGELKYDMRIVVHDVEYYILMRDQLSFNFAPPGDESLPPSPSAVSALNSIQSDISLRDSLWVFGGKDLLVWTDVQDVIRPKGPSSEISKPLPIPIDFYPLSILLNKGIILGIEPEITQRRDVTFTLHRFAIRSQLFLPYILQYNLSQFDTPSAFSICHHFSHLSYFPHALEILLHHVLDEEVDNPRGNDPSQGGLLLPAVLSFLQAGNPPELYLDILVQCIRKTELRSWRTLFAHLPPPSELFEQALKFNSLKTAGGYLLVLQAFDDSEDENNDEKIEESAIRLLRLASHKGDWELCGELARFLMALDSSGNMLRRAVVKVGLRGDQLSLPRVNANGVPTQELKGLNLNIASPRSSPLFPNDSGSGP, encoded by the exons ATGTACTGGCCACATGGAGTACCTAGAATCTATGCGGTCAATGGCCCGGGCATTGAATTGCCGGAAGTGGATGGCAGCGCAGCTCAAGATGAGAATACCACGGACGGCCCTCCCGAGGAGCAGCTAAGAACGGGGGATCAAGGGGAGCGGGCAGCCGATGCTGAGCAGGAAGGATGGGCGAACGAACCCATAACGGGTTTATGTGTCTCCAAGAACGGCCTTTATTTTGCGACAATGTCCCAGTCCTCCCTTGCGATCTGGCAGACCAAGGTATGCCGTTTCCTTGCTTATCTGTGTTTTCCAATATTAACTGATCCGCAGCCCACTGCAGTCATCGCTGCAGTGAAACGCTCGTCACGCTCTCTGAAAAACTATGGCCCAAATGTGTCCCTCCTGCTACGGCCAGATGCTGCCATTGTTGTCGTTCAGACTCTTAACGGATACCTCATCACGTATTCCATCGCGGTCTCCTCGAATTCCCATGCCTACCAGCATCGTTTTATGCATACCCAGCCAAGGCGTCACCAACAGGTCTCAGCAGACGATGCACAGGGCATTCGGGAGGCGAGCATCCGGTTTAGAGTAGTCATCAAGGTCGACGCTGGAATAAGCAAGGCACTTGCTCTCGATAATGAGTTGATGGTGGCTACTGTGAAACCTGCAGCAATCCAGTCCATCCGGTGGACCCCGGATAAAAATGGACATCAGACCACAACCGAGCTGTTGCACCGCATCCCATGGCTTTCCAAGAAGACCGCCGTTGTGGATATGGTATATGACCGTGCAATGAATTTGCTATTATGGATTACGAGTGAGGGACAAGCCTACGCTGTGCAGCATAGCGTCGAAGAATCTCAGGATGGCAATCCGCCCAAATCCATCTTCAAGGGTCACAGGTTTCACACCCCGGAGAATGACGGCCAGAAGGCGGTACAAGTTGCTGTAAATGCGAGATTCTCTCTTCTTGCAGTTAGCTGTGTTAATGGCGacattcttatatatttaGCCCGAGACTACATGGGAAACATCCCTCTGTCCCACAAACTTGCTCTTCCTGCATCTTCGGCTTCCTTGGGTGCCATATCTTTCATGGGCTATTCTCCTGATGGCTATTGCTTATTTGCAGGATATATGCACGGCTGGACAACATGGAGTGTGTTCGGAAAACCGGGAGGTAACAGCTTTGCTGCAGATTCCTCACTGGCTTTGAGAAACGGTGAAGCATGGTTGGCCGGTGTCTCCATGGGTGCATGGATAGGTTATGGTTCGGATATTCTTTTAACGTCCAACAATGACAGACGATTGTGGATCCTTGAGTTCGCAAGGAGTGCTTTGACTGGATGCTTCTCATCCGCAAACCTTGCCCGCGGGCTATTACAAACTGGCACCGAGATAATTCTATATCGTGGCCATGATTTGCCCGACTTGACTACTATATCGGGGAAAGATTCGCTATGGCACCATGCGCAGTATCCTCCACGCTACGTTCATTCACAATGGCCAATTCGATCGTCTTGTGTGTCCCAAGATGGAAGATACGTGGCCATTGCCGGGAGGCGGGGCCTTGCGCACTACAGTGTCCAAAGCAATAGATGGAAAATTTTTGACGATCCAAGACAGGAAGATTCCTTTGCTGTCCAAGGTGGCATGTGCTGGTATGGCCATATCTTGATTGCTGCAGTCGAATGCAATGCTGCATATGAG CTCCGAATGTACTCTCGTGAGCTTTCACTAAACGGCTCTTCTGTTCTGTATACCGAAGCCCTCCCGTCACCGGCGGTGTTCATCGGTCCTTCTGGCGAGGACTCTTTGCTAGTTTACACCTACGAGAACATTCTTTATCACTACGTTATAAATACGACAGGGACGAGAATTAGCCTTGTTCAGGTCGGCCAAATAGCTTTTCATGGAATTGTTCGGGCGCCTACCCGTGTGCGCGCTATTAGCTGGGTTTTACCTGAGGATCAGCTCC GAAATGGAGATCCTTCGCAAGATGTTGCCGTGGCTTCAGTTCTTTTCCTGGTAGACGGGAAACTGGTTTTGCTACAGCCAACCGTCTCTGAAGGAGAGTTGAAATATGATATGCGTATTGTAGTACATGATGTCGAATATTACATATTGATGCGGGATCAACTTTCTTTCAATTTTGCACCACCAGGAGATGAATCTTTACCGCCAAGTCCTTCAGCAGTTTCCGCTTTGAATAGTATCCAGTCTGATATCTCTTTGCGAGATTCATTGTGGGTGTTTGGTGGCAAGGATTTACTTGTTTGGACCGACGTCCAGGATGTGATCCGACCGAAAGGGCCATCCAGCGAAATCTCGAAGCCGCTCCCAATTCCTATTGATTTTTATCCATTATCAATTCTTCTTAATAAAGGCATTATTCTCGGAATTGAGCCCGAGATTACCCAACGGCGAGACGTTACATTTACTTTGCATCGATTTGCGATCCGA AGCCAATTATTTTTGCCATATATCCTTCAATATAACCTGTCTCAATTTGATACCCCTTCAGCCTTTTCTATCTGTCACCATTTCTCTCACCTATCATATTTCCCCCACGCCTTAGAGATACTCTTACACCATGTATTAGATGAAGAAGTTGATAATCCACGCGGCAACGATCCGTCACAAGGGGGCCTGTTGCTTCCTGCCGTCCTATCGTTCTTACAGGCTGGGAACCCTCCAGAATTATATCTGGACATTCTCGTCCAATGTATCCGGAAAACGGAGCTACGTTCATGGCGGACACTGTTCGCCCATCTGCCTCCGCCGAGTGAACTATTCGAACAAGCGCTAAAATTTAACTCTCTCAAGACAGCTGGAGGTTATTTACTCGTGCTACAAGCGTTTGATGACTCCGAAGATGAAAACAACGACGAGAAGATCGAAGAATCAGCAATTCGATTGTTGCGGCTAGCTTCACATAAGGGAGATTGGGAGTTGTGCGGTGAACTTGCTCGCTTCCTGATGGCTCTAGATAGCTCAGGAAATATGCTTAGACGTGCTGTCGTCAAGGTTGGATTGCGTGGGGATCAGCTTTCACTGCCGAGAGTGAACGCCAACGGCGTACCAACCCAGGAGCTGAAAGGGTTAAATTTAAACATAGCATCACCGAGATCTAGCCCGCTGTTCCCGAATGACAGCGGGAGTGGCCCATAA
- a CDS encoding uncharacterized protein (EggNog:ENOG410PH4Z~COG:S~BUSCO:11882at33183): MALTESKKKLALAIIDFLSTSAKDGTLSAEDAESMEIAQSCIADAFKVDPSNKAATQDALGGQSLLSIYTVYEKLKGKGTAAKPSKDAGSESKPAASKPTPGAPTEESDRLKSEGNAAMARRDYIGAISFYTKALEIAPANPIYLSNRAAALSASGNHARAVEDAEVAVAADPKYVKAWSRLGLAKFALGDAKGAAEAYEKGIEAEGNGGSEGMKKGLETARKRIEEMEKKDNEPPAEDVDDAAGSTRGAGGMPDLSSLASMLGGGGAGGGAGGGMPDLSSIMNNPMFASMAQNIMSNPDMLNNLMSNPRLRQMAENFGGGQGGLPDMSSLMNDPNIAEMARNLMGGGRGAGRGQ, encoded by the exons ATG GCCCTCACAGAATCAAAGAAAAAACTGGCCTTGGCCATAATAGATTTTCTTAGCACAAGTGCCAAAGATGGTACTCTCTCCGCCGAGGATGCCGAGTCAATGGAGATTGCCCAGTCATGCATCGCCGACGCCTTCAAGGTCGACCCTTCAAACAAGGCCGCCACGCAGGACGCCCTAGGAGGCCAGTCGCTTTTGAGCATTTATACAGTGTATGAAAAGCTTAAGGGCAAAGGCACTGCCGCTAAGCCTAGCAAAGATGCCGGTAGTGAATCAAAACCTGCTGCCTCTAAACCAACCCCAGGTGCGCCTACCGAGGAATCGGATAGATTGAAGTCAGAGGGCAATGCGGCAATGGCTCGTAGAGACTATATTGGGGCCATCTCCTTCTACACTAAAGCACTTGAAATTGCCCCTGCAAACCCGATTTATCTGTCCAACCGTGCCGCTGCCCTCTCTGCTTCTGGAAACCATGCAAGAGCCGTGGAAGACGCTGAGGTGGCTGTGGCTGCTGATCCGAAATACGTAAAGGCCTGGAGCAGGCTGGGCCTTGCCAAATTTGCGCTTGGTGATGCGAAAGGTGCCGCTGAAGCCTACGAGAAAGGCATTGAAGCTGAGGGCAACGGTGGGAGCGAGGGTATGAAAAAGGGCCTGGAGACCGCTAGGAAGCGgattgaagaaatggagaAGAAGGATAATGAGCCGCCTGCAGAAGATGTTGATGATGCGGCCGGCTCCACACGCGGTGCTGGCGGCATGCCTGACCTCTCGTCCCTTGCTAGCATGCTCGGAGGTGGTGGGGCTGGCGGCGGTGCGGGCGGTGGCATGCCTGACCTTAGCTCCATAATGAACAATCCGATGTTTGCCAGCATGGCACAGAATATTATGAGCAATCCGGACATGTTAAACAACCTTATGAGCAACCCACGCTTGAGACAGATGGCTGAGAATTTCGGTGGCGGTCAAGGCGGTCTTCCCGATATGTCGAGCCTGATGAATGATCCGAACATTGCTGAAAT GGCTCGCAATCTCATGGGTGGTGGAAGAGGTGCTGGAAGAGGGCAATAA
- the TIM44 gene encoding protein translocase subunit (BUSCO:256914at4751~EggNog:ENOG410PFS6~COG:U~BUSCO:6508at33183) yields the protein MIVAGKLVSPGAGRTAFLRGHITSTSVTSGRAPVLRSLTQTRLLSRSRLERPPTNAFQSYSPILPVFSQASPFQINLIRVLLPAKRAFQTSNLRRQQQQEKSETGKTTSESASQESAESGGQKNEEAGEKETKKEKEAPPPPPPHGDKTPWQVFTETLRSEFKASKEWNESTKALASSANQFTESESVRRARAAYQAASDAASSTTSSALKQTGRALGKGAAWTWDTSVVKGLRKGVTATGKGIEKVTKPVRDTKAYKEMKEVIDDGSSSRYGGWVEKEERRKQRELRELRDVKEGKLHKVEPMEEDPNAGTNITVHKDAAWKESWREFRDSSRIMQQYFNLKNTYNESENPLISTARSISDRVAGFFAENETAMVIKKFRQMDPNFQIEPFLREMREYILPEVLDAYVKGDAETLKLWLSDAQFHVYAALAKQYTTAGLKSDGRILDIRHVDISHARMLEPGDIPVFIVTCRTQEVHVYRNAKTNELAAGMEDKVQLVTYAIGVTRIPEDVNNPETRGWRMIELQKSGRDYI from the exons ATGATTGTCGCAGGGAAATTGGTGTCGCCAGGCGCCGGCCGGACGGCCTTTCTTCGAGGCCATATTACTTCTACGAGTGTTACATCCGGAAGAGCGCCAGTCCTCCGATCCTTGACGCAGACACGCTTGCTGAGCCGCTCCCGCCTAGAGCGACCACCGACCAATGCTTTTCAATCTTATAGTCCTATCCTCCCCGTCTTCTCTCAGGCTTCTCCCTTCCAGATCAATTTAATAAGAGTTCTCCTTCCTGCTAAAAGAGCTTTCCAGACATCAAATCTCCGCCGGCAACAGCAGCAGGAGAAGTCAGAAACAGGAAAAACCACGAGTGAATCAGCGAGCCAGGAATCGGCTGAAAGTGGTGGTCAGAAAAATGAAGAGGCAGGTGAGAAGGAGaccaagaaggaaaaggaggCTCCTCCCCCGCCACCCCCTCATGGCGACAAGACTCCCTGGCAGGTGTTCACGGAAACATTAAGGTCTGAATTCAAAGCGTCGAAGGAGTGGAACGAGTCCACAAAGGCCCTAGCTTCCTCTGCAAATCAATTCACAGAGAGTGAATCGGTTCGAAGGGCACGCGCTGCGTACCAGGCTGCTTCCGATGCTGCTTCTTCTACAACGTCCTCTGCTCTGAAACAGACGGGCCGAGCGCTTGGAAAGGGAGCAGCCTGGACTTGGGACACGTCAGTAGTTAAGGGCCTCCGGAAGGGTGTCACTGCTACCGGTAAAGGTATCGAGAAGGTTACTAAGCCGGTCCGCGACACTAAGGCCTACAAAGAGATGAAAGAGGTCATAGATGATGGTAGCAGCTCTCGCTATGGAGGCTGGGTTGAAAAGGAAGAGCGAAGGAAGCAAAGAGAATTAAGAGAACTTAGAGATGTGAAGGAGGGCAAACTTCACAAAGTGGAACCAATGGAAGAGGACCCCAA CGCTGGCACAAATATAACTGTCCATAAAGATGCCGCCTGGAAGGAATCCTGGCGTGAATTCAGGGATTCCAGCCGCATCATGCAACAATACTTTAATCTCAAAAATACCTACAATGAATCTGAGAATCCTTTAATTTCCACCGCCCGCAGCATATCTGACCGCGTGGCGGGCTTCTTCGCCGAGAACGAAACCGCAATGGTGATCAAGAAATTTCGCCAGATGGATCCCAACTTCCAGATCGAACCATTCTTGCGCGAGATGCGAGAGTATATACTCCCCGAAGTTTTAGATGCCTACGTCAAGGGTGATGCTGAGACCCTTAAGCTTTGGCTATCCGATGCGCAATTCCATGTGTACGCAGCTCTGGCAAAACAATATACCACTGCAGGCCTAAAATCAGATGGCCGTATCCTTGATATTCGCCATGTGGACATCTCCCATGCGCGGATGTTGGAGCCGGGGGACATTCCTGTTTTCATCGTGACTTGCCGAACTCAGGAGGTGCATGTTTATCGCAACGCCAAAACGAACGAGCTCGCTGCCGGTATGGAAGATAAAGTCCAATTAGTGACTTATGCAATCGGCGTGACCAGAATTCCGGAAGACGTTAATAATCCAGAAACCAGAGGTTGGAGAATGATTGAGCTTCAAAAGTCCGGCCGGGACTATATATGA
- a CDS encoding mitochondrial 37S ribosomal protein uS11m (EggNog:ENOG410PQ9W~COG:J), translated as MNHPVVKRLSAALMRPFLQQQNPYSSSMFRSFSSTAPSRNADTPNQNEPPTGRSALGKLSEDTKANPLELNTEDVTAKIAEALSNPYGMSLPHHLHVYAHKHNTHLTLTRPNRDPMMSISCGTIGFRKSHRGGYDPAHQLCSYMMAKIQERGFLMDIRQLEVVLRGFGPGREAFTKVLLGPEGKKIREKVVRVTDATRLKFGGTRSPRVRRLG; from the coding sequence ATGAACCACCCGGTGGTCAAGCGGCTGTCCGCTGCCTTGATGCGGCCTTTCTTGCAGCAGCAAAATCCATATTCTTCTTCGATGTTCAGATCCTTCTCCTCAACAGCCCCTTCACGAAACGCCGATACACCAAACCAAAATGAACCTCCAACGGGCCGCTCAGCGCTGGGCAAACTATCCGAAGACACAAAGGCCAACCCGCTTGAATTGAATACGGAGGACGTCACAGCGAAAATTGCGGAGGCGCTGTCGAATCCCTACGGCATGAGCCTTCCTCATCACCTCCACGTTTATGCCCATAAACACAACACACATTTGACCTTAACAAGGCCCAACCGCGACCCAATGATGTCCATAAGCTGCGGTACTATTGGCTTCCGCAAGTCTCACCGCGGCGGCTACGATCCGGCCCACCAGCTCTGCTCCTACATGATGGCAAAGATTCAAGAACGGGGCTTTTTAATGGACATCAGGCAGTTGGAAGTTGTCCTCAGAGGGTTCGGACCGGGGCGCGAGGCATTTACTAAAGTGCTGTTGGGCCCGGAGGGAAAGAAGATACGGGAAAAAGTAGTACGGGTGACCGATGCCACCAGGTTGAAATTCGGCGGCACGAGAAGCCCAAGAGTGCGGAGATTGGGTTGA